The Haloarchaeobius amylolyticus genome window below encodes:
- a CDS encoding branched-chain amino acid ABC transporter permease: MSVVDSMRESVEEDGLAVTVVAIAAALVLMLLAAGVLKLPYVLRTMAFGGSWVLLTMGLNVQWGYAGLINFSVAAFWGIGAYSTALLTSPNSPLQLGLHPVFGFLTAIVVSALIAILIGIPTLKLREDYLAIASLGLAEVIRLVIRNERDWTAGSSGISGIPTLFEGLPLTQEATNLAIVVVLIGAVYLLLRRMQRSPWGRVLRTIRSDEDLAKALGKNTFSLKMQAFVFGSIIMAIAGAFYVHVNLYIDPSDLVPLTTFYIWVAVILGGTGSNRGAILGGMTLIAILEGTRFIGDVSLFAGLDLASMRLLFIGLLIITVVRFKPAGLLPPRSELIWPGARRSSEGENQ, from the coding sequence ATGAGCGTCGTCGATTCGATGCGCGAGTCCGTCGAGGAGGACGGCCTCGCCGTCACGGTGGTCGCGATCGCTGCTGCACTCGTGCTCATGCTGCTCGCGGCCGGGGTGCTCAAGCTCCCCTACGTGTTGCGGACCATGGCGTTCGGCGGCTCGTGGGTCCTGCTCACGATGGGGCTGAACGTCCAGTGGGGCTACGCCGGCCTCATCAACTTCAGCGTCGCCGCGTTCTGGGGCATCGGCGCGTACTCGACGGCGTTGCTCACGTCGCCGAACTCACCGCTCCAGCTGGGGCTGCACCCGGTCTTCGGGTTCCTCACCGCCATCGTGGTGAGCGCGCTCATCGCGATACTCATCGGCATCCCGACGCTCAAACTGCGCGAGGACTACCTCGCCATCGCGAGCCTCGGGCTGGCGGAGGTCATCCGCCTCGTCATCCGGAACGAGCGCGACTGGACGGCCGGCAGCTCCGGCATCAGTGGCATCCCGACCCTGTTCGAAGGGCTGCCCCTGACCCAGGAGGCGACCAACCTGGCCATCGTCGTGGTGCTCATCGGGGCCGTCTACCTGCTGTTGCGTCGGATGCAGCGCTCGCCGTGGGGTCGTGTCCTCCGGACCATCCGGTCCGACGAGGACCTCGCGAAGGCCCTCGGCAAGAACACGTTCAGCCTCAAGATGCAGGCGTTCGTGTTCGGGAGCATCATCATGGCCATCGCGGGGGCGTTCTACGTCCACGTGAACCTCTACATCGACCCCTCCGACCTCGTGCCCCTGACCACGTTCTACATCTGGGTCGCGGTCATCCTGGGCGGGACCGGGAGCAACCGCGGGGCCATCCTGGGTGGCATGACCCTCATCGCCATCCTGGAGGGGACGCGCTTCATCGGCGACGTCTCCCTGTTCGCCGGGCTCGACCTCGCGTCGATGCGCCTGCTGTTCATCGGTCTGCTCATCATCACGGTCGTCCGGTTCAAGCCGGCCGGCCTGCTGCCGCCGCGGTCGGAGCTCATCTGGCCCGGCGCCCGGCGCTCCAGCGAGGGTGAGAACCAGTGA
- a CDS encoding DMT family transporter gives MFRGVRGLAFALAPLTAAALWGGMFVVSEWSFASIPPVTLAFLRVALGAAVLLPVVWYDGQRLPRSEWRRVAALAGWVALTLVTQFVGTDLTNASQGSLVTILTPVATVALGALVLGETVTRRRAVGVGLAVLGTVVVLAGQYDFTALAGGSLLGILGLVVASVAWAVYTIHGTPLVREYSALATTAYSAAAAVPIMAVFAAAELAVVGVPALPGPVGVAAVGYLGVAATAAAWYLWYRGVESVDAGTVAVFFFVQPVVGTALGVLVLDESVGAGFVAGGVVMAAGIWLVSTERD, from the coding sequence GTGTTCCGGGGCGTTCGCGGACTCGCGTTCGCGCTCGCTCCCCTCACCGCCGCCGCCCTCTGGGGCGGGATGTTCGTCGTCAGCGAGTGGAGCTTCGCCAGCATCCCGCCGGTGACGCTCGCGTTCCTGCGGGTCGCCCTCGGCGCCGCGGTGCTGTTGCCCGTGGTGTGGTACGACGGCCAGCGCCTGCCGCGCTCGGAGTGGCGGCGCGTGGCCGCCCTCGCGGGCTGGGTGGCGCTGACGCTCGTGACGCAGTTCGTCGGGACCGACCTGACGAACGCCAGCCAGGGGTCGCTCGTCACCATCCTGACGCCGGTCGCGACCGTCGCCCTGGGCGCGCTCGTCCTCGGCGAGACCGTCACCCGGCGCCGGGCCGTCGGGGTCGGGCTGGCGGTCCTCGGCACGGTCGTCGTGCTCGCGGGCCAGTACGATTTCACGGCGCTCGCGGGCGGGAGCCTGCTCGGCATCCTCGGCCTCGTCGTCGCCAGCGTCGCCTGGGCGGTGTACACGATCCACGGGACGCCCCTCGTGCGCGAGTACTCCGCGCTGGCGACGACCGCGTACTCGGCGGCCGCCGCGGTGCCAATCATGGCGGTGTTCGCGGCCGCCGAACTCGCCGTGGTCGGCGTGCCCGCCCTGCCGGGGCCGGTCGGGGTCGCGGCCGTCGGCTACCTCGGCGTCGCGGCCACGGCGGCCGCGTGGTACCTCTGGTACCGCGGCGTCGAGTCGGTCGACGCCGGGACCGTCGCGGTGTTCTTCTTCGTCCAGCCGGTCGTCGGGACCGCACTGGGCGTGCTCGTCCTCGACGAGTCGGTCGGGGCCGGCTTCGTCGCCGGGGGCGTCGTGATGGCAGCCGGCATCTGGCTCGTCAGCACCGAACGCGACTGA
- a CDS encoding ABC transporter ATP-binding protein gives MNELDYSGAVLNKDDPVLRTEGLKKSFGGLTATDDVTLEVERGSITGLIGPNGAGKSTLFNLVSGFYDLDDGRVFVNDHEVTDDPPYEVSRAGLVRTFQTPRRLEGMTVREAMLVGPRPQAGESVVSLFTSPGSVTEEESANIDQAIDLLERFEIDHLIDQPSTELSGGQLKLVELARAITTDPDVLLLDEPVAGVNPTLANDIKRFVRELNEEGQTFCIIEHDMPFIMDLADPIIVLDQGRVLMEGTPDEVRNDPRVIEAYLGGGE, from the coding sequence CTGAACGAACTCGACTACTCCGGCGCGGTGCTGAACAAGGACGACCCGGTCCTCCGGACCGAGGGTCTGAAGAAGTCCTTCGGCGGCCTCACGGCGACCGACGACGTGACCCTGGAGGTCGAACGTGGCTCCATCACGGGGCTCATCGGCCCGAACGGCGCCGGCAAGTCGACGCTGTTCAACCTCGTCTCGGGGTTCTACGACCTCGACGACGGGCGGGTGTTCGTCAACGACCACGAGGTCACCGACGACCCGCCCTACGAGGTGTCGCGGGCCGGGCTCGTCCGGACGTTCCAGACGCCCCGGCGACTGGAGGGCATGACGGTGCGCGAGGCGATGCTGGTCGGGCCGCGCCCGCAGGCGGGTGAATCGGTCGTCTCGCTGTTCACCTCGCCCGGTTCGGTCACCGAGGAGGAGTCGGCCAACATCGACCAGGCCATCGACCTGCTCGAACGCTTCGAGATCGACCACCTCATCGACCAGCCGTCGACCGAACTCTCGGGCGGCCAGCTGAAACTGGTCGAGCTGGCGCGTGCCATCACGACCGACCCGGACGTACTGTTGCTCGACGAGCCGGTCGCCGGCGTCAACCCGACGCTGGCGAACGACATCAAGCGCTTCGTCAGGGAACTCAACGAGGAGGGCCAGACGTTCTGCATCATCGAGCACGACATGCCGTTCATCATGGACCTCGCGGACCCCATCATCGTCCTCGACCAGGGCCGGGTCCTCATGGAGGGCACCCCCGACGAGGTCCGGAACGACCCACGTGTCATCGAGGCGTACCTCGGAGGTGGCGAATGA
- a CDS encoding ABC transporter substrate-binding protein — protein MSRREILMGTGVSIAALSAGCFESSGGDTEGGDDGGSGGDGGGGGGGGGGDDGGSGGDGGMSTYTIGMVDSLTGSLAPYGKRNKRGKELALSKINEVGVGPNGEGTLEISVEDDESTNQAGVNAASKLVNQDGVPLLLGSVGSGVSIAIYDSVVKGNDVVQISQNSTSPELTTRKGLNRMSPSGAAKGKALAQFVADEGHDTVAVTWINNDYGQGLQGVFADEFSGTVAYNEPHDQGQSTYSSLLAEMAGTDASAWLFLTYANEFTVMANNAFDQGYNEQVDYFGAESTVADEILANTPEGSLDGMMGITESAPASQDNYQTFVSDFESEFDASPTVWSAYAYDAVTVAAIAVTAADDFTGSGIESVVRDVTRPDGEEVFTFEEAAAILQDGGSPSDINYQGVSGPVDLDENGDPPGFYQVYSVANHEYDFGDYITS, from the coding sequence TTGTCACGCAGAGAGATACTGATGGGAACAGGCGTCTCGATAGCCGCGCTCAGCGCCGGCTGTTTCGAGAGCAGTGGTGGGGACACCGAGGGCGGTGACGACGGTGGCTCCGGCGGCGATGGCGGGGGCGGTGGTGGCGGCGGTGGCGGCGACGACGGCGGCTCCGGCGGCGACGGCGGGATGAGCACCTACACCATCGGGATGGTGGACTCGCTCACCGGCTCGCTGGCACCCTATGGCAAGCGCAACAAGCGCGGCAAGGAGCTCGCCCTCTCGAAGATCAACGAGGTCGGCGTCGGCCCGAACGGCGAGGGCACGCTCGAGATCTCCGTCGAGGACGACGAGAGTACCAACCAGGCGGGCGTGAACGCGGCCTCGAAACTGGTCAACCAGGACGGCGTCCCGCTGCTGCTGGGCTCCGTCGGCAGTGGCGTCTCCATCGCCATCTACGACAGCGTCGTGAAGGGCAACGACGTGGTCCAGATCAGCCAGAACTCCACGAGTCCGGAGCTCACGACCCGCAAGGGCCTCAACCGCATGAGTCCGAGTGGGGCCGCGAAGGGCAAGGCGCTCGCGCAGTTCGTCGCCGACGAGGGCCACGACACGGTCGCCGTGACGTGGATCAACAACGACTACGGGCAGGGCCTCCAGGGCGTCTTCGCCGACGAGTTCTCCGGCACCGTGGCGTACAACGAACCGCACGACCAGGGCCAGTCCACCTACAGCAGCCTGCTGGCGGAGATGGCCGGCACGGACGCCAGCGCGTGGCTCTTCCTCACCTACGCGAACGAGTTCACGGTCATGGCCAACAACGCGTTCGACCAGGGCTACAACGAGCAGGTCGACTACTTCGGTGCGGAGTCGACCGTCGCCGACGAGATCCTCGCGAACACGCCCGAGGGCAGCCTCGACGGCATGATGGGCATCACCGAGAGCGCCCCGGCGTCCCAGGACAACTACCAGACCTTCGTCTCGGACTTCGAGAGCGAGTTCGACGCGTCCCCGACCGTCTGGTCCGCGTACGCCTACGACGCCGTGACGGTCGCGGCCATCGCGGTCACCGCGGCGGACGACTTCACCGGCTCGGGCATCGAGTCGGTCGTCCGCGACGTGACCCGCCCCGACGGTGAGGAGGTGTTCACCTTCGAGGAGGCTGCAGCCATCCTCCAGGACGGCGGCAGCCCGAGCGACATCAACTACCAGGGCGTCAGTGGCCCGGTCGACCTCGACGAGAACGGCGACCCGCCGGGGTTCTACCAGGTCTACAGCGTCGCGAACCACGAGTACGACTTCGGCGACTACATCACGAGCTAA
- a CDS encoding branched-chain amino acid ABC transporter permease gives MSLVLQVSVNPLQYVVNGVVYSSIIVLAAIGLSLVYSIADFANFAHGDTMTVGAFGALATAGVLKPMLGSAGIFGLPAWFFAALLVGMALAAVVAIATDRIIYEPLKNTDAGSIELLITSIGVALSYRALVYLSPLETGGTRYGVTRTGPIPAIQDALSVSVTPRKIAIVFIAFVLVVGLHLLLQYTTLGRKMRATADNPSLARVSGIRTREVTLAMWVIGAALAAAGGVFLGLETLVRPRMGFDILLVVFAAVILGGIGSVYGAMLGGFVIGMVHELTPLIFDTFGIPLSIDYAPAVAFLLMVAILLARPSGIMGDAA, from the coding sequence GTGAGCCTCGTCCTGCAGGTGAGCGTCAACCCGCTCCAGTACGTCGTCAACGGCGTGGTGTACAGCAGCATCATCGTGCTCGCGGCCATCGGCCTCTCGCTGGTCTACAGCATCGCCGACTTCGCGAACTTCGCCCACGGCGACACGATGACCGTCGGCGCGTTCGGCGCGCTGGCGACCGCGGGCGTCCTCAAGCCGATGCTCGGCAGCGCCGGCATCTTCGGGCTACCGGCGTGGTTCTTCGCGGCGCTGCTCGTCGGCATGGCGCTGGCGGCGGTCGTCGCGATCGCGACGGACCGCATCATCTACGAGCCGCTGAAGAACACCGACGCGGGCTCCATCGAGTTGCTCATCACGAGCATCGGGGTCGCGCTGTCCTATCGGGCGCTGGTCTACCTGAGTCCGTTAGAGACCGGCGGTACCCGCTACGGCGTGACCCGGACCGGGCCGATTCCGGCGATCCAGGACGCGCTTTCCGTCTCGGTGACGCCGCGGAAGATCGCCATCGTGTTCATCGCGTTCGTGCTCGTCGTCGGCCTGCACCTGCTGCTCCAGTACACGACGCTGGGCCGGAAGATGCGTGCGACCGCGGACAACCCCTCGCTGGCCCGGGTGAGCGGCATCCGGACCCGCGAGGTGACCCTCGCGATGTGGGTCATCGGCGCGGCGCTCGCGGCGGCCGGCGGCGTCTTCCTCGGCCTGGAGACGCTCGTCCGCCCGCGCATGGGCTTCGACATCCTGCTGGTCGTCTTCGCCGCGGTCATCCTCGGCGGAATCGGCAGCGTCTACGGCGCGATGCTCGGTGGATTCGTCATCGGGATGGTCCACGAGCTGACGCCGCTCATCTTCGACACCTTCGGCATCCCGCTCAGCATCGACTACGCGCCCGCGGTGGCGTTCCTGCTGATGGTCGCCATCCTGCTGGCCAGACCCAGCGGTATCATGGGTGATGCGGCATGA
- a CDS encoding ABC transporter ATP-binding protein — MSAQRALDVQGVDSGYGEAQVLYDLSLHVDADEIVCIIGPNGAGKSTVLKTVFGLLDPWAGQITVGDTDITHTAPEDLVRKGVGYVPQVENVFGSLTIDENLRMGGVAKESGLESTIDGLYDRFPVLEEKREAKARTLSGGQRQVLALARALVMEPDVLLIDEPSAGLAPNIVQDVFQNVKKVNELGTAILMVEQNAKEGLGISDRGYVLDQGSVEFEDRAGDLLDNPEVSRLYLGG, encoded by the coding sequence ATGAGCGCCCAGCGCGCACTCGACGTGCAGGGCGTCGACTCGGGCTACGGCGAGGCACAGGTCCTCTACGACCTCTCGCTGCACGTCGACGCCGACGAGATCGTCTGCATCATCGGCCCGAACGGGGCCGGCAAGTCGACCGTCCTCAAGACCGTCTTCGGCCTGCTCGACCCCTGGGCCGGCCAGATAACGGTCGGTGACACCGACATCACCCACACCGCACCCGAGGACCTCGTCCGCAAGGGCGTCGGCTACGTCCCGCAGGTCGAGAACGTCTTCGGGTCGCTCACCATCGACGAGAACCTGCGGATGGGTGGCGTCGCCAAGGAGAGCGGGCTGGAGTCGACCATCGACGGCCTCTACGACCGCTTCCCCGTACTGGAGGAGAAGCGCGAGGCGAAGGCGCGGACGCTCTCGGGCGGCCAGCGACAGGTGCTGGCGCTCGCCCGGGCGCTCGTCATGGAGCCGGACGTGCTCCTCATCGACGAGCCGAGCGCCGGCCTCGCGCCGAACATCGTCCAGGACGTCTTCCAGAACGTGAAGAAGGTCAACGAACTCGGGACGGCAATCCTGATGGTCGAACAGAACGCCAAGGAGGGGCTCGGCATCTCCGACCGCGGCTACGTCCTCGACCAGGGGTCGGTCGAGTTCGAGGACCGCGCCGGCGACCTGCTCGACAACCCCGAAGTGTCCAGACTCTACCTCGGTGGGTGA
- a CDS encoding proline dehydrogenase family protein — MIPPIASNFVAGETPAAAIEHAEQTSTRDVGCILNLLGEHYEERPPADADADEYVELVADIATSPATACVSVKPSQIGLDLGDDVFAENLERIAMAGAEHDVFVWVDMEDHTTTDATLDAVEELGHATDGNVGVCVQANLKRTPEDLERLAEVPGKVRLVKGAYDEPKSVAYKKKARVDEQYRDLLEYMFREFDDGVAVGSHDPEMISFARDLHAEYGTPYEVQMLMGVRESAQFDLASDDVEVWQYVPYGDKWFQYFYRRVRERKSNALFALRAVLTG, encoded by the coding sequence ATGATACCGCCTATCGCATCGAACTTCGTCGCGGGCGAGACACCCGCCGCCGCCATCGAGCACGCCGAACAGACCTCGACGCGTGACGTGGGCTGCATCCTGAACCTGCTCGGCGAGCACTACGAGGAGCGCCCGCCCGCGGACGCGGACGCCGACGAATACGTCGAGCTGGTCGCCGACATCGCAACCAGTCCGGCGACGGCGTGCGTCTCCGTCAAGCCGTCCCAGATCGGGCTCGACCTCGGCGACGACGTGTTCGCGGAGAACTTAGAACGCATCGCGATGGCCGGCGCCGAGCACGACGTGTTCGTCTGGGTCGACATGGAGGACCACACGACCACGGACGCGACGCTGGACGCGGTCGAGGAACTCGGGCACGCGACCGACGGGAACGTCGGCGTCTGCGTGCAGGCGAACCTCAAGCGCACGCCCGAGGACCTCGAACGCCTCGCCGAGGTCCCGGGGAAGGTCCGCCTCGTGAAGGGCGCCTACGACGAACCGAAGTCGGTCGCGTACAAGAAGAAGGCCCGCGTGGACGAGCAGTACCGCGACCTGCTGGAGTACATGTTCCGGGAGTTCGACGACGGCGTCGCCGTCGGCAGCCACGACCCAGAGATGATCTCGTTCGCGCGCGACCTCCACGCCGAGTACGGCACCCCCTACGAGGTGCAGATGCTCATGGGCGTGCGCGAGAGCGCGCAGTTCGACCTCGCCAGCGACGACGTCGAGGTCTGGCAGTACGTCCCCTACGGCGACAAGTGGTTCCAGTACTTCTACCGCCGGGTCCGCG